The Bacillaceae bacterium IKA-2 DNA window ATAATTTTGCTCTAAAAAAACATCGTAAAATATAAGTAGTTGTAAATAATTGTCTGTTCATGAATGAAAGTTTAGAATAGAGGATATTCAAAAAGGTAGATTTTTACCATTTTGAACATCCTCTAATAGTACTCTAGGTAGTAAAAGGAGCTTAATAACAGTAACTAAAAATATAGACAATCATAGACAATCGTAGATAAATATCACTAACTCTCACTCGCTTTAAAACAATCAGTAGCGTAGCGAATTGCTATAAGAAAAGTCGCTTTAGGATTTTCCTATAAGTTTTCTTTTTAAGGGAACTTTTGTTCGTATAACTTTCCATTTTGTAGTATAATAGTGATGAAATAGTTGCTACAGAAATGGTGGTGAACGAATGAAACGGGCTTTCAAGACGGAGATCAAATTAGCCGAAGCAGGGCGCATCAAACTTCATCAAACCCTGGGTGTGTGCCGTTTTTTGTATAATAAATTCCTTTCCTACAATCAACAGCGCTACAAAGAGTACCTTGAAGGAAAACAGCCCTACGGATTTGTCAGTGGTATGGACTTTGATCAGTACGTCAACAACGAACTCTCCAAGCAAGAAGGTTATGAGTGGATCAAAGATGTTGGTTCAAAAGCTCGAAAAAAAGCAATTATGAATGCGGATACCGCGTTCAAACGGTTTTTTAAAGGAGAATCAGACTTCCCTCGTTTCAAGAAGAAGAAAAACCAAGATGTGAAAGCCTATTTTCCAAAGAACAACAAAGGTGATTGGACAGTCGAGAGGCACCGCATCAAAATCCCGACATTTGGTTGGGTACGACTAAAAGAATTTGGTTACATTCCTACAACGATGAAAGTGACAAGTGGAACAGTCAGCCAAAAAGCAGGACGATACTTTGTATCTGTTTTATGTGAGTTAGAAAACGTACCACAACAACCGAAGTTAATGTCTGAAAAAGGTAAAGGCATAGACCTTGGCATCAAAACCTTTGCGGTATGTAGCGATAATCAAGAATTTAAAAACGTAAACAAAACACCAAGAGTAAAAAAACTAACAAAAAAATTAAAGCGAGAACAACGTTCCCTCTCCCGTAAGTACGAAGCGGTAAAAAAATCCAAAACGAAGGGTGGTGAATCTGCTACTAAAACGAGAGCAAACATCGACAAAAATAGTTATAGAGTGCAAAAACTCCACCAAAGACTTGCCGATATCCGTTTGGAGTACGTCAAATCCGTGGTGACTAGCGTGGTAAAAACCAAACCGAGTTACATTACGATTGAAGATTTGAACGTCAAAGGCATGATGAAGAATCGTCACTTATCAAAAGCGATAGCGGAACAGTGTTTCTACACGTTCAAGAAGTGGTTGATCAACAAATGCGTCCAACAAGGTATTGAATTAAGGGAAGTTAGCCTGTGGTATCCATCAAGCAAGTTGTGTTCGTGTTGCGGTCAACTCAAGAATGACTTAACACTGAAAGATCGCCAATATGAATGCGGTTGTGGGAACAAGATGGATCGAGATTTAAATGCGGCTGTCAACTTAATGCAAGCAAAAGAATATACACTCCTCACTTAAAGAGGACGTATATGTGTACGGCGGGCTATCGTCGGAATTTACGCCTGTGGAGTGTTACATCAAACGAGAGTAGTGACTTACCAACAGTAAGCGCAAAATCGGACACGTTGAAGCAGGAACACTCTAAAATGTGGACGTTTGTCTATGTTTTTAGTAGCAGCACCCAATAATGACACCCAATGATTCATTAAAAGAGCTATTGAGCAACGAGTCAAATAATGATGTGAAGTTTAGTGAAAAACAATTAAAAATAGTAGAAGCGGCGATCGACTCTTTTTCTGAAAAAGGCTTTGCCGCGACATCTACTAGTGAGATTGCAAAAAAAGCTGGTGTTGCTGAAGGAACAATCTTCCGGCACTACAAAACTAAAAAAGATTTATTATTTGCTATTGTAAAACCACTAATGACAAAATTTTTTGGACCAATTGTTGCAAAGGATTTTGCGAAGGATATTTTTGAAGTTAAGTATGATAATTTTGAGGAGTTTATCCGAAATTTAGCAGGAAATCGATATCAGTTTGTAAAAAGATATAGAGTTGTTGTAAAAATATTTATCCAAGAAATTTCGTTTCATGATGAACTAAAGGAGCCATTTATAGCAGTTTTTAAAGAACATATTTATGAGGAATTTAGAAATACCATCATCAA harbors:
- a CDS encoding transposase; the encoded protein is MKRAFKTEIKLAEAGRIKLHQTLGVCRFLYNKFLSYNQQRYKEYLEGKQPYGFVSGMDFDQYVNNELSKQEGYEWIKDVGSKARKKAIMNADTAFKRFFKGESDFPRFKKKKNQDVKAYFPKNNKGDWTVERHRIKIPTFGWVRLKEFGYIPTTMKVTSGTVSQKAGRYFVSVLCELENVPQQPKLMSEKGKGIDLGIKTFAVCSDNQEFKNVNKTPRVKKLTKKLKREQRSLSRKYEAVKKSKTKGGESATKTRANIDKNSYRVQKLHQRLADIRLEYVKSVVTSVVKTKPSYITIEDLNVKGMMKNRHLSKAIAEQCFYTFKKWLINKCVQQGIELREVSLWYPSSKLCSCCGQLKNDLTLKDRQYECGCGNKMDRDLNAAVNLMQAKEYTLLT
- a CDS encoding TetR/AcrR family transcriptional regulator; protein product: MTPNDSLKELLSNESNNDVKFSEKQLKIVEAAIDSFSEKGFAATSTSEIAKKAGVAEGTIFRHYKTKKDLLFAIVKPLMTKFFGPIVAKDFAKDIFEVKYDNFEEFIRNLAGNRYQFVKRYRVVVKIFIQEISFHDELKEPFIAVFKEHIYEEFRNTIIKFQEKGEIVDLPPDTIIRLIITTIAGTLLSMFLILPKKNWEYEAEMEYTIQVLINGLKVR